TCCTAAAGAGGCTCAACATCTCTGAGGAGcaccaggctgctgctgccggCAGGAAAGCACCGGGTGCTAAAGGTGAACAAAGATCTGTGTGTGGATTATTGTCATTATCCTCGTGGATGTTCATGTGCACAGCAGCTTTTATCTTGTAAACCTGCCCCGTGTATTGATTTCTTTTAGCTGTACTAATGCATTAGTTACAGTAAGCCGATGTTGTAGTGTTCTGTATGTGCATCTAGAACCTGCCTGTGAGCAATAGTACTCTGTAACACTGGATAATCACATATAGTTGTCAGTGTGTCGTAGCCAACAGGCATGATGCATTTACTGCGCATCAATACAGAAACAAGACATGATTTATAGTGAAAGGACTGTTATTGCATTATTTGTTTATAATAAACCTTACcgttattattttatatgtaattcTGAAGGATGCTCGCTTGTTTACCTTTTGAGGTGATGAGATACAACAAAATGGATTTTATACAGATCACAGTTGAACACATAAGTACGTGTATGTGTGAAGTGTTTGCTCATAGTAAGGAATCCAGATTTACAGGtaagattaaaaagaaagaaagaaaatagatataataattatataattacatCCTTTTACACcccacacacaagcacatacattatattcagcctcacgtgtgtgtgtgtgtgtgtgtgtgtgtgtgtgtgtgtgtgtgtgtgtgtgtgtgtgtgtgtctgtgtgtgtgtgtgtgtgtgtgtgtgtgtgtgtgtgtgtgtgtgtgtgtgtgtgtgtgtgtgtgtgtgtgtgtgttcccacaGCCCGGCCAGTGTCTCTGGCTCTGCCCTCCAGACCGCCCATGGTGATCTCGAGCTCTGCCTCCCTGAAGAAGAGCTCCACGCTGCCCTCCAGCTCCAGTGCCAGGAACTACAGCCCAACACCCCCCCGCAGGTAAAGCACTGCTCCTCCGTCCTCAAGCTGGAGGCTTGGTGATCTCATGAGACAGTCTCAGAACCACAAACAAAAGTaatatcatgtttgttttttttaaatcagtcatGCTCTCTGTTTCATCAatagatttcagtttttttttttaaaagctcgTCATTACTCTTATTGAGAGAAAGCCGTCAAATGATACATGAGCTTTATCTGAATTTGCCCTGATGAGCAATTGACTCATTCCTGTGAGCTCTGACAGGGCAATGAGAAAGCTGCTgcatacagtttgtgtgttttattgtaatgAAGCTTCACCCACCGATCTCAGTTCCCATCATCGTATGTGCAAAACCAGGACACTGCACATGGATGATCAACAATTATTTCAACAATTATTCTAACACTTAATTTCAAAGCAATGAAGCAGCAAACCATTTTCTTGCACATCTCTTCCTCTCAATTACCTTTCAAATGACCCTGCCATCATATAGCATTAGTCCGAGGTCACGGTAGGTTCTCAGTGTGGTACCTTAATGTGCTGCTGCTATATCTGGGGTTCGCTGCTATAATTGCACAGAGAGAGGTAAATCTCCATTCACTTAAAAATGTCCGTTCAGTATGAAGTGAGAAGCACCGTCATCATTAGCAACACTGGTTCATTTCCCTCCACTCTTATTTCACCTTTTCCCTCCAATAAATAATCTAATTTTATCTGCtgtcctctctttttctccctctctctctctctctcttctctctctctctctctctatcaacTTTAAGTAGCcacatctgttttcattcattgtcTTGTATATGTATTCATTTTCTAAACGTTCTTTATTTTGAACAAGTCGGGCTGAATTCcaagaaaatgtatttggaTTGATGCGTAACACGTTTAGATTTCTACATCTGAaatgctgcagctgtaaaatTACAACAGCATCTCAGATTTTACAGTCATTTTCCACTCAGTTTGTGTGATGAAGAACTGTATCTCAACACCTTGATGATGGATTATGTACTCAGCGGATTTTCAAAGACCCCCAAGAAATACAATTCCACAAAACATATTGTTAAGTGGAATGGGACTTTTACAGGAAACTGGTGAAGCAGCAATGGAAGTAAACAAAAGACCATTTTTGAATTTTCTGAGCAACTGAATACTTAATATTTAatactgaaatttaaaaaccaCTGAACAAATAACATataacactgaaatatttatgtgGTTTTAATTCATATCTTTGAAATCTCCACAGGAATACGTAAACAGTATTATAGCCtacacagtatgtacagtaagtTGGAAATTGCACAAATTACACAACTTGAGATTAACTGGAAATTccaatttcaaagtaaaacatttaaactctATAAATGTGGAGATTTTGAGGTTCACGTTGAATATTCAGAAATGATTAAACTTCACATTGAAGTATTCAGTTACTTACAACATTTTCTTCAAGTTTTTCTTCACCTCTCATAAAATACAGTAGAATTTTAAAGCCACGTCGGACAACTAAAATCAAAGGCACCACCAAGAGGCAGTGAGGGAAACATCTTTAATCTAATTCAAGTTTGAACTGCCTCAATTAACATGAATCCTATCATATTATATCAGTAAAATGCAGCCCATTAAACATCAGATCTGAATTTCTTCATCTTTGTGGCTGAAGGTTtggacatttttgtcatttccttCGCAGCGGGAGGGTTCAGGGACCTTTCTCTGTTGCAGCTCTAGTTTGCGGTTCAGACTGTCAAGCTGGGTGTGTTTTGAATAAAAATTGAAATagaaagagacataaaaaccaAAGAGCCAAGATCTTAGAGAgtatttgttcttttctttccagCAGCGTAAAGAGCCCACCAGGTAGTGTGAAGGACAGTCCATGTAAGACTGCCAGAAGCCGACCCACTTCTGCAGCGTCAACATGTAAAAAACCTCAGGAAGGGTAAGAAGCTGTTCTTATTTCTAAATGTCCAAACACAAGACTTGACTTAGAGGACCCATGAAAGGAAAAGTGCCTTTTCTGTGCTGATATCTTGTCGTCTGTCATTATACTTTCACAACATTGTCTCACCACTTAAACCTCCAAGtccttcccttttctctttctgttactgtaaatgtttttttgtttttttttccatgtacACTTCTTTCAAGCCTGGGTGTACTGCACATACATTTTTCCATTGATTTTGTGCTGACTCAGTTATTCCTGGCCGATCAAGTTGCAATCATATctctcaaatcaaatcaaggTTATTTTCAACCCCAACATCCTGCTGTGATGTGAATAGGACCTTTAACTGTTTAGTCGACTTGAAACTGACACATGCGAATGCAGAGCCCTGCTACAATACTGTGTTTCTTCTGTTGAAATCGTTTCCAGATTCACTGactctctcttcctgtgtcactgcatctctgtttctgtctctgtctctttataaCAGCAGCAAGTCAAAGGAGGCTGCAGTAAGTGTAGGTAAGAGAGCACTTTCTCTGTTTCCCTGCagtggtggttttttttttatcccctcCTGTATCTTTTGTTTGCTACATATAAAGTGATGTCAACTCTCCGTTTTTGTGCTCTTTTCATGCAGGGACAAGACGTGTGACACACTGCAAAGGTAGGCTTCGCCCCTGACAGGACAGGAAACACTTTAGTGAATTATTCTTTACATCTAAAATATCATGTGAAGTTGAGAACTTTGTTTTTGAGTTGTTATTTTATGTTCATCCTTCATTTTGTCACATCTCACCATGACTTGTGtgcctcccccacccccccaccccatctctttttttgttgtctttttttactCCTTCTCTTCAAATGTCCACACTCTCTGCCCTCCGGCCTCCGCTCCATCTGTTCACTCACCCTCCTCACCTCATTTCACCACTTCACTTAGTGACTATGCAGATCTATCTGAGCCCCCACACAAGAAAGACTGGGTCTTCTGAGACGGCCAAATCAGCATCTGCGGTGCCTGCCAACAGCAGGCTCGCGGCCGCACCCAACAACCCCCAGGCAAAGGCGGGCAGCAAGCCAGAGACGAGGAGGACAACTCCAACCTTCACCTTAAACCTGCAGAAAACCACAACCAGCCAGAACACACCGCAGGACACATCCAGCTACAAGAGCCCCCTCAAGTCGCCCAGCCAGTACTTTCAGATTTGTTACTGAGGCAAAAGGGATAAAGTTTACTAAACTCAAACTAATTATTAAAGGTCTCAATCAACCACTTGAACAGAGAGACTTTCTACCACcgttgaaaaaaacaagaaactgattttaaattgtGGATGAATGCACTTCTTAAACTGCAGGGATGACGTGATTTTCCTCGGTAGGTCGTCCTGACAACACGAGCACTTCCAGCTTTGTGAAACATTTCCATTAACAAGTCAGAGTAATTTAATTTGTCAGTGCGGTGTTTAATGGCGTGGTTGTTTATTCTAAGGATAGTATGAAAGCTTTGATGCGGTCTTAGAGGCCGCAGTGTAGTCGTAGATCCTTTTCTCACATGCTTGTAGCTACCTGCTTATTATTTCAATGAACACCTGTGTTTGCTGTCAACGTGCTCTTCGTCAAGTCTTCACTCCGTCTGACAGTGCggatgtgtgtctgtagtcGTCTTTGAGCGCTGACTGTGTGATGTCGATGAGTGTGTGTCGCAGAGTCTTGTCTCCACGCCAGTTTGCTGTGATGTTTCCAGTTTTGTAGTTGATGTTCCACCTTAGCTGATAGACAGGATGCAGCGGAATCAGCCAAGAGGTTCATTCTGGTTCAGGAAAAGCAATAAACAACTGTGTTCTGACCACGACTGATGTGAtggtttttctttattataccgataagtgtgtgtgtgaggggctGCACTTTGGCAGTAGTTGGTAtcagttaaattaaaaagttgACCTGACTAAATGAAGAgtcccatcatcatcatcagcttcattttCCTGCTTTAGTTATGACTAATGAGCccctttactttactttaacaAAGTGACTGCAGGGCACAGTTTGGACACTTTGATGAGCAGTAAAATCATGTCATGTGCCATTTGCATCTCAGGTGGATACACAGTCAAATGACGATGGAGGAAATACTAAAGCTGTGACTGGTACATTTTCCACCGCCACTATGAATAACACTCCACTAGATGAACTTTCTAGGATTTGAATGAAGCTCAGGTCAAGAGCTGCCTATATGTTCAGGTTCATCAGTCCCTTTGCTGTTCTGTTCCAATGATTGAACACCCGTTCAGACTGGACAGAGTAGATGTGTCTCAGTGGgcgaaaaaaacataaatcctGAGCATGCAGGAACAGTTTTAACGTTGTTTGGAATTATTATAAAATTCATATCTATCAGTGTGACTTTTCATAAACCTGAGCTCCATGTAGGCACAGCCTCAGCACCCTCCTGTGGAGATAGAAGCCAGAGACCCAAACAGGGATTTAAAGAAACAGTGAAAGGTAACATCATGTATTAAAGATGCACCAGTGGGTCCAGATCTACTACATGAAATGAAACTTTCCTTTAAACAAGTGATGGACTTTTACCTACACACCAACGTGTGGCCAGAATGACCTCAAGTCTTTGCTCACCAtgtgaaagacagaagaaaTACTTGTGCTCTTTGGAAGTTAGGAGGACCTCTGCTGGTGAGAGGGAGGAAATGCTACAGATATGTGTTTAATGATTGAGATAATCCTGCGTTACTATAACATGGTGCCATTGGGTGTGTCACAACTGTGTATATAATTaagaacaatacaaaaaaaacatacattcaaatttattttattatattaaatctCTTCTCGGtagtgtttttgtcttgtgccagcttttaacaaagcaaaaaaacacactagGCTTTCATGGTTTTCATGAGGATTTAAAAGGATTTTAATGTCTGAATCACAGTGTTATGCAatccacaggaagtgatgtgcAGGGGAAACTCTTTggattgttttaaatgtgatgtGTATTCTCTAGCTCATACATAATCAGTATTTCACTTCTTGCAAAAATTGCTCTtgaattatgttaaaaaaaaagttgatggAAAGGGGGAGACACGACAGGAATGTTGATATAACACTGATTTTGAAGGTAAAAAAGACGACAAAACCAACACCCCTAAAAGAGACTCACATGTCGATCCTGATTgattaatgtacagtacaagAGGGCAAGCCGACCAGCTGTGACGAGCTAATGACATAACAATTTGATATATAAAAattatttctctctgctgtcctcCATATACACTGATGGAGATATAAACAGTTAATTCTATCACAGCGTAAAAAACCATTATGTTCGTTTTGACAGTTgggatgcaaacacacacatctgtaacTGCATCTGTAACCCATAGACTTGTCTGCCGAGGAGGAGAGAGCGGAGCTTAAGTCATGTCCTCAGAGGAGTTTTAACTGAGTCCGTCTGTCCTCCACGTGAGGAAACGGCAGCTGGCTGtcgcagaca
The window above is part of the Seriola aureovittata isolate HTS-2021-v1 ecotype China chromosome 19, ASM2101889v1, whole genome shotgun sequence genome. Proteins encoded here:
- the LOC130187871 gene encoding echinoderm microtubule-associated protein-like 1 isoform X1; its protein translation is MEGETADLRGGKGSERVCSREERKRRKTSGASVEGPAAQQRHHDGSSASSVFHDDRSSAASGLDVADRLTYLEQRMQMQEDEIQLLKMALADVLKRLNISEEHQAAAAGRKAPGAKARPVSLALPSRPPMVISSSASLKKSSTLPSSSSARNYSPTPPRSSVKSPPGSVKDSPCKTARSRPTSAASTCKKPQEGSKSKEAAVSVGTRRVTHCKVTMQIYLSPHTRKTGSSETAKSASAVPANSRLAAAPNNPQAKAGSKPETRRTTPTFTLNLQKTTTSQNTPQDTSSYKSPLKSPSQYFQICY
- the LOC130187871 gene encoding echinoderm microtubule-associated protein-like 1 isoform X3; its protein translation is MAAGTTEGDTHMEELVDQGLGMEETAHDLLRRPSLKESYHSDSLLAPDTDFMTDDRSSAASGLDVADRLTYLEQRMQMQEDEIQLLKMALADVLKRLNISEEHQAAAAGRKAPGAKARPVSLALPSRPPMVISSSASLKKSSTLPSSSSARNYSPTPPRSSVKSPPGSVKDSPCKTARSRPTSAASTCKKPQEGKSKEAAVSVGTRRVTHCKVTMQIYLSPHTRKTGSSETAKSASAVPANSRLAAAPNNPQAKAGSKPETRRTTPTFTLNLQKTTTSQNTPQDTSSYKSPLKSPSQYFQICY
- the LOC130187871 gene encoding echinoderm microtubule-associated protein-like 1 isoform X2 — protein: MAAGTTEGDTHMEELVDQGLGMEETAHDLLRRPSLKESYHSDSLLAPDTDFMTDDRSSAASGLDVADRLTYLEQRMQMQEDEIQLLKMALADVLKRLNISEEHQAAAAGRKAPGAKARPVSLALPSRPPMVISSSASLKKSSTLPSSSSARNYSPTPPRSSVKSPPGSVKDSPCKTARSRPTSAASTCKKPQEGSKSKEAAVSVGTRRVTHCKVTMQIYLSPHTRKTGSSETAKSASAVPANSRLAAAPNNPQAKAGSKPETRRTTPTFTLNLQKTTTSQNTPQDTSSYKSPLKSPSQYFQICY